One window of the Labilibaculum sp. genome contains the following:
- a CDS encoding YitT family protein, with the protein MTFIQKDALFSGKWFYSYTIIILGAFAVAAGFVFFIIPHGIVPGSVYGLGIVINKLTIGLFPHGIFGTLNPADYDGFFSGILYQFMNYSNDLFRKYGGGIPVGLASLAINIPLCFIGIKLLGPRFGIKTFISFILCALFIDIVSTWWGFIPLVDDVLLSCIFGGIFIGFGLGLIIKAKASSVGTDIIAMIGAKYTGLPLGQLVIYVDSLIILSSLYIKIDWQIPLYSWIVLFIIGKVTDITLQGSTYEKALFIISDKYEEIRAKITDDFHLNGTIIKGNRTLDLKEKSIIFIVVNRRELSMLQDYVHSIDPIAFVSVMETNEILGKGFKSLNDRLE; encoded by the coding sequence TTGACTTTCATACAAAAAGACGCTCTCTTTTCTGGTAAATGGTTCTATAGCTATACCATTATAATTTTAGGTGCATTTGCTGTTGCCGCCGGCTTTGTTTTTTTTATTATTCCTCACGGAATTGTACCTGGCAGCGTCTATGGCTTAGGTATTGTTATTAACAAACTAACAATCGGATTATTTCCTCATGGCATTTTTGGTACATTGAATCCTGCTGATTACGATGGATTTTTCTCAGGTATACTCTATCAATTCATGAATTATTCGAATGACTTGTTTCGAAAATACGGTGGAGGAATTCCAGTTGGATTAGCTAGTTTGGCTATAAACATTCCTTTGTGCTTTATTGGTATAAAATTATTAGGTCCTCGTTTTGGCATTAAAACCTTTATCTCATTCATTTTATGCGCATTATTTATAGATATTGTAAGCACCTGGTGGGGATTTATTCCATTGGTAGATGATGTGTTGCTATCCTGTATTTTCGGAGGGATCTTTATTGGTTTTGGTTTAGGTCTGATAATTAAAGCCAAAGCGAGTTCTGTCGGGACAGACATTATTGCCATGATTGGCGCAAAATATACCGGACTTCCACTTGGACAGCTTGTAATTTATGTTGATTCCCTGATCATTTTAAGTAGTTTGTACATTAAAATAGATTGGCAAATTCCATTGTATTCATGGATCGTACTTTTTATTATTGGAAAAGTTACTGATATCACCTTACAGGGCTCTACTTACGAAAAAGCCTTATTTATTATTTCTGATAAATATGAAGAAATCAGAGCCAAAATCACCGATGATTTCCATCTAAACGGCACGATCATAAAAGGCAATAGAACGCTTGATTTAAAGGAGAAATCAATAATATTTATTGTTGTAAACAGAAGAGAATTATCGATGTTGCAGGATTACGTACACTCTATTGACCCAATCGCTTTTGTTTCTGTAATGGAGACAAATGAAATTTTAGGCAAAGGGTTCAAATCACTTAATGATCGTTTGGAATAA
- a CDS encoding energy transducer TonB — translation MIPKKSPNADLEKRKSLFFEIGLVVALALTFISFEWPTRVREVVEIRNLVDLKLDEEIIPITRQEEIKEKPKLPPKLQLTDVINIVEDDTELETEIEIVEENLSQETEFEIAPQEVFVEEEVDDEMKIFVIVEEMPIFRPDICKNNVEGNLELYRYINSSIRYPVIAQENNITGRVYVSFVVGKDGGISKIELLRGIDPSLDQEALRVIRNLPKFEPGKQRGKPVKVSYSVVINFVLQ, via the coding sequence ATGATTCCCAAAAAGAGTCCAAATGCTGATTTGGAAAAACGAAAATCATTGTTTTTTGAAATTGGTTTGGTGGTGGCCTTAGCATTAACTTTTATATCTTTTGAATGGCCAACAAGAGTAAGAGAGGTCGTTGAAATTAGAAATTTGGTTGATTTAAAATTGGATGAAGAAATAATTCCAATCACCCGGCAAGAAGAAATTAAAGAGAAACCCAAACTACCACCCAAACTTCAATTAACCGATGTTATAAATATTGTTGAGGACGATACTGAATTGGAAACAGAAATTGAAATCGTTGAGGAGAACCTTAGTCAGGAAACTGAATTTGAAATCGCTCCACAAGAAGTATTTGTTGAGGAGGAGGTTGACGATGAAATGAAAATTTTTGTTATTGTTGAGGAAATGCCAATATTTAGGCCTGATATCTGTAAAAACAATGTTGAAGGTAATTTGGAACTGTATAGATACATAAATTCGAGTATCAGATACCCTGTTATTGCACAGGAAAACAATATTACAGGAAGAGTCTATGTTAGTTTTGTGGTGGGAAAAGATGGTGGTATTTCAAAAATAGAATTGCTTAGGGGAATTGACCCTTCATTGGATCAGGAAGCTCTGCGTGTAATTCGAAATTTACCCAAATTTGAACCAGGTAAGCAGAGGGGAAAGCCAGTGAAAGTTTCTTACTCCGTTGTAATAAATTTTGTGCTTCAGTAA
- a CDS encoding phenylalanine--tRNA ligase beta subunit-related protein, with the protein MTKIEIEAELKQICPSLRLGIIQCRVNTKEECTDLWQTINESTINIQEKLAIAGIKDIPSINSSRKGYRAVGKDPSRYRLSAESLLRRIVNGKGLYKINNVVDLLNLVSIKSGFSIGGYNADKIEGVVRFGIGKADETYEGIGRGILNIDRLPIFRDDLGAFGSPTSDSLRTQINENCQNFLMIIISFQAEKALPEAMDLAIALLKKHAEAEEIQSMIL; encoded by the coding sequence ATGACTAAAATAGAAATAGAAGCAGAACTAAAACAAATTTGTCCATCTCTTCGCCTGGGCATTATTCAATGCAGGGTAAATACGAAAGAAGAATGCACAGATCTTTGGCAGACAATAAATGAAAGCACAATAAACATTCAAGAGAAACTGGCAATTGCCGGTATTAAAGATATTCCAAGTATAAATAGTTCAAGAAAAGGATATCGGGCAGTTGGAAAAGATCCCAGCAGGTACCGCTTGTCAGCAGAATCTCTGTTACGAAGAATTGTAAATGGGAAAGGTCTGTACAAAATAAATAATGTAGTGGATTTATTAAACTTGGTGTCTATAAAAAGTGGATTTTCAATTGGAGGATACAATGCTGACAAAATAGAAGGTGTTGTCCGCTTTGGAATTGGAAAAGCTGACGAAACCTATGAAGGAATCGGACGAGGCATTTTAAATATAGACAGACTACCCATTTTCAGAGATGATCTGGGAGCATTTGGAAGTCCTACAAGCGATTCTTTACGAACCCAGATTAATGAAAATTGTCAAAACTTTCTCATGATCATTATTAGTTTTCAGGCTGAGAAAGCTCTGCCTGAAGCAATGGATTTAGCAATTGCTCTATTAAAAAAACATGCAGAGGCTGAAGAAATTCAATCAATGATATTATAA
- a CDS encoding energy transducer TonB, with protein sequence MVRYPIAAQESSIQGKVYVKFVVTRNGDISNIQMIRKVDPLLDEEVVRVVQNLPKFKPGKQFNKKVPVWFSGYINFVLQ encoded by the coding sequence ATGGTTAGGTATCCAATAGCAGCCCAAGAGTCAAGTATTCAGGGTAAAGTATATGTGAAATTTGTTGTAACAAGAAATGGAGACATATCAAATATTCAGATGATTCGTAAAGTGGATCCTTTATTGGATGAAGAAGTTGTTCGTGTGGTACAAAATTTACCAAAATTTAAGCCTGGCAAACAATTTAATAAAAAAGTGCCGGTATGGTTTTCTGGTTATATTAATTTTGTTTTGCAATAA
- a CDS encoding energy transducer TonB → MEVKKNPRYDLEKKRGLFLQIGFLLSLIIVLMAFEYKTPVGQTADLDFDVLEEMDEIIPITVQDKPQPKEVPKIKEMLLTELTLVEDDDDVPDLDIKDSDISEDDSYVIADVKEEIEEDVEDVPFVRVEQMPIFNPKKNNTYDEGLKDLFVTMQKMTKYPIVAQENGIEGKVYVRFVVTKTGNIEQIQVMRPVDPSLDKEAIRVVQNLPKFKPGMQRNRPVSVWFSGYISFVLQ, encoded by the coding sequence ATGGAAGTTAAGAAAAACCCCCGCTATGATTTGGAAAAAAAACGAGGTTTATTTTTACAAATCGGATTCCTTTTAAGTCTTATAATAGTATTAATGGCTTTTGAGTATAAAACCCCAGTTGGGCAAACGGCAGATTTAGATTTTGATGTTCTTGAAGAAATGGACGAAATTATTCCTATAACCGTGCAGGACAAACCTCAGCCCAAAGAAGTTCCTAAAATTAAAGAGATGCTTTTAACTGAACTGACTTTAGTAGAAGATGATGATGATGTACCTGATCTTGATATTAAAGATTCTGATATTAGTGAAGATGATTCCTATGTTATTGCGGATGTGAAAGAGGAAATAGAGGAAGATGTTGAAGATGTGCCATTCGTAAGGGTTGAGCAAATGCCAATATTTAATCCTAAAAAGAATAATACCTATGATGAGGGATTAAAAGATTTGTTTGTAACCATGCAGAAAATGACCAAATATCCTATCGTGGCTCAGGAAAATGGAATTGAAGGAAAGGTGTATGTTCGATTTGTAGTTACAAAAACAGGAAATATCGAACAGATTCAAGTAATGCGGCCTGTTGATCCTTCTCTGGATAAAGAAGCAATTCGTGTTGTGCAAAACCTGCCAAAATTTAAACCAGGAATGCAAAGAAACAGACCTGTAAGTGTTTGGTTCAGTGGATACATTTCATTTGTACTGCAATAG
- a CDS encoding amidohydrolase → MSDTLKVSLVQLELVWGNVEGNLNKISNLLLPLKNQTDLIVLPEMFSSGFMMEDKNLISPKAKMTLDWMKNQAEELNAVLLGSIIEEENGDYFNRLYCVDGGKIICSYDKRHLFRMGEEHHHFANGNDRIVFNLGKWRICPLVCYDLRFPVWSRNMNDYDILLYVANWPEARRDIWNTLLKARAIENQSFVVGVNRIGIDGLGLSYAGDSTLFNAKGRLVGKCSDHTEEIVTLQLNLDELNEFRRKFPVHLDADSFQIG, encoded by the coding sequence ATGTCCGATACTCTAAAAGTCAGTTTAGTACAGTTGGAATTGGTTTGGGGAAATGTGGAAGGAAATCTGAATAAAATTTCGAATCTGCTTTTGCCACTAAAGAATCAGACCGATTTAATTGTTTTGCCTGAGATGTTTTCGTCAGGTTTTATGATGGAAGATAAAAATCTGATTTCGCCAAAAGCTAAGATGACTCTTGACTGGATGAAAAATCAAGCCGAAGAATTAAATGCTGTTCTTCTTGGAAGTATAATTGAAGAGGAAAATGGCGACTATTTTAATCGTTTGTACTGTGTTGATGGCGGGAAAATTATTTGTTCGTATGATAAGCGTCATTTGTTTAGGATGGGAGAGGAGCATCACCACTTTGCAAATGGGAATGATCGGATTGTCTTTAATCTGGGAAAATGGCGAATCTGTCCTTTAGTTTGTTATGATTTACGTTTTCCGGTGTGGAGCCGTAATATGAATGATTATGATATTTTGTTGTATGTTGCCAACTGGCCCGAAGCACGCAGAGATATTTGGAATACGCTTTTAAAAGCACGGGCAATTGAAAATCAGTCGTTTGTTGTGGGAGTAAATAGAATAGGAATTGATGGTTTAGGACTTTCTTACGCCGGAGATTCAACTCTTTTTAACGCAAAAGGCCGTCTTGTTGGGAAATGTTCCGATCACACCGAAGAAATTGTAACTCTACAATTAAATTTAGATGAATTGAATGAATTCAGAAGGAAATTTCCGGTTCATTTGGATGCAGATTCATTTCAAATTGGCTAG
- a CDS encoding pyridoxamine 5'-phosphate oxidase family protein, with protein sequence MKDLIKLLSQHKDIALATVNDQGNPKVRIFRIMQLNEQELFFSTAKNKEVYLQLKEKPKVEMVSWHDKVSIRVAGTALFDVPDEMQLKIFEDSKVLQEIYQSVDNPNLTFFRVKMEWVELFDLNSIPPRREFFDEADITSTL encoded by the coding sequence ATGAAGGATTTAATAAAATTACTTAGCCAGCACAAAGATATTGCTTTAGCAACAGTTAATGACCAAGGAAATCCTAAGGTGAGAATCTTTCGAATTATGCAATTAAATGAACAGGAACTGTTCTTTTCTACAGCAAAAAACAAAGAAGTATATCTGCAATTAAAGGAAAAACCAAAAGTTGAAATGGTGAGCTGGCATGATAAGGTTTCCATTCGTGTGGCAGGCACAGCCCTATTTGATGTACCTGATGAAATGCAGCTGAAAATATTTGAAGACAGTAAAGTTCTGCAAGAGATCTACCAATCGGTTGACAATCCAAATTTAACTTTCTTTAGAGTAAAAATGGAATGGGTCGAATTATTTGATTTGAATTCAATTCCTCCCCGAAGAGAATTTTTCGATGAAGCAGACATAACCTCTACTTTATAA
- a CDS encoding SDR family oxidoreductase translates to MKQKIVVITGASSGIGKALALEFASRGSKIVLAARNLEKLKEVEESILALGNEVLTVKTDVSVEEDCKNLITETVNRFGGVDVLINNAGISMRALFTDLDLSVIKNLMDVNFWGTVYCTKFAIPYITKSKGSVVGVISIAGYIGLPARSGYSASKYAIRGFLDTLRVENLKTGVHVLVAAPGFTASNVRNVALTADGSMQGETPRDESKMMSAEECARLIANAVVKRKSELIMTFMEGKLTVWLKKWLPSLLEKLTYNHMAKEPDSPLK, encoded by the coding sequence ATGAAACAAAAAATTGTTGTGATTACAGGAGCTTCTTCTGGAATAGGAAAGGCATTGGCTTTAGAATTTGCTTCCCGTGGGTCGAAAATTGTTTTGGCCGCAAGAAACCTCGAAAAGCTAAAAGAAGTGGAAGAAAGTATTCTGGCTTTGGGAAATGAAGTTTTAACCGTTAAAACGGATGTAAGTGTTGAAGAAGATTGTAAAAATCTGATCACAGAGACCGTAAATCGATTTGGTGGAGTTGATGTACTGATAAACAATGCAGGCATCTCGATGCGGGCTCTTTTTACCGATTTGGATTTGTCGGTTATCAAAAATTTAATGGATGTTAATTTTTGGGGAACTGTTTACTGTACCAAATTTGCAATACCATATATTACCAAATCAAAAGGATCTGTTGTAGGAGTAATTTCAATTGCGGGCTATATTGGTTTGCCTGCCAGATCGGGATATTCGGCATCAAAATATGCCATTCGTGGATTTCTGGATACCTTACGGGTCGAAAACCTAAAAACCGGCGTGCATGTATTGGTTGCAGCTCCTGGTTTTACAGCATCAAATGTTCGGAATGTGGCCTTAACGGCTGATGGATCAATGCAGGGTGAAACCCCCCGCGACGAAAGTAAAATGATGAGCGCCGAGGAATGTGCCCGTTTAATTGCCAATGCAGTAGTAAAGAGAAAAAGTGAACTGATTATGACATTTATGGAAGGGAAATTAACCGTATGGCTAAAAAAATGGCTTCCTTCATTATTGGAAAAACTAACTTACAATCATATGGCTAAAGAGCCTGATTCTCCTTTGAAATAG
- a CDS encoding 1-acyl-sn-glycerol-3-phosphate acyltransferase: MKAKISKLLMQLFGWKYIGDIPQVKKAVVIAVPHTSNWDFVWGKLALLSYNIPIKVLMKKEMFVFPLKYIWKSWGVIPVNRSVKGNMTDELAKEFASRESLYLSIAPEGSRSLRSEWKKGFYYIALKANVPIYLAEINYEEKTLTCGEAFYPTGDVEKDMITIKSKYINCKPKYPENFTTGL; the protein is encoded by the coding sequence ATGAAAGCTAAAATTAGCAAATTACTAATGCAATTGTTTGGGTGGAAATATATTGGGGATATTCCACAGGTTAAGAAGGCTGTAGTGATTGCGGTTCCGCATACTTCAAACTGGGATTTTGTTTGGGGAAAGCTTGCTTTATTATCTTATAATATTCCTATAAAAGTTTTAATGAAAAAGGAGATGTTCGTATTTCCTCTTAAGTACATTTGGAAATCGTGGGGAGTAATTCCTGTTAATCGTTCAGTGAAAGGAAATATGACGGATGAATTGGCTAAGGAATTTGCAAGTCGTGAGTCTTTGTATTTGTCAATTGCACCGGAAGGGAGCCGCAGCCTTCGTTCTGAGTGGAAAAAGGGTTTTTATTATATTGCACTAAAGGCAAATGTTCCTATTTATTTGGCTGAAATTAACTACGAGGAAAAAACCTTAACTTGTGGTGAGGCTTTTTATCCAACAGGTGATGTAGAGAAGGATATGATAACGATTAAAAGCAAGTATATCAATTGTAAGCCTAAATATCCAGAGAATTTTACAACCGGCTTGTAA
- a CDS encoding M56 family metallopeptidase: MAFFYALYWLFLKRDTFFRINRVFLLLTLLASILIPTLEIPFQPEPKSTVENSFHVLDAVVLASQQYLNSNILEEVVVTATVKKAFTWYQYLGAVYILGVFLFSIRFFKNLFQLFSWTKSSRILREKGLRLVIMNDNYPPFSFLNSVFISKTDYQKANFTSILAHERVHVDQLHTFDLLIIEILTVIYWLNPVVWFYKSSIQEVHEYLADDKVVNGAVNANEYKMHIVNQFAGGDLFRLANNFGQSTLKKRISMLGRIKTPRIALVKLLLIIPIFVVLLSAFAFTIKEEEKLVSDFSFKELLPMDLNLFSSLRSEPVNFYSETKNEFPPQLVTHKINKLEYKETINPEEIKTIADEIPVFPGGVIALQKYLAKHVKYPKLAQTKQIEGRVFVSFVVSKDGRVINAALARKVNPLLDREALRVVSSLPKWNPGKKDGEFVNIAYTVPINFQLKDLIDKPVDSPDPLYSRIKNSSDYHLENVLKTNVIRNKEYVVVEKMPQFIEANGNLRKYIARKIQYPVLAAEQGYEGQVFVQFVVKTDGSVAKAKVIKGANVELNKEALRVINSMPNWVPGEQHGKKVEVKYTIPIRFALN, translated from the coding sequence ATGGCATTTTTTTATGCTTTGTATTGGTTGTTTCTAAAAAGGGATACCTTTTTTAGGATTAACCGCGTGTTTCTTTTGCTTACATTGCTTGCCTCAATATTAATTCCAACATTGGAAATTCCTTTTCAACCCGAACCAAAGAGTACTGTAGAAAATTCATTTCATGTATTAGATGCGGTGGTTTTAGCTTCACAGCAATATTTAAACAGCAACATTCTCGAAGAGGTTGTTGTTACAGCAACAGTGAAAAAAGCTTTTACCTGGTATCAATATTTAGGTGCAGTTTATATTTTAGGAGTATTCCTTTTTTCGATTCGGTTTTTTAAAAATTTATTTCAATTATTTTCCTGGACAAAAAGCAGTAGGATTCTGCGTGAAAAGGGACTTCGGCTGGTGATCATGAATGATAATTATCCTCCTTTTTCTTTTTTAAATTCTGTTTTTATAAGTAAGACTGATTACCAGAAAGCAAATTTTACCTCTATATTGGCTCATGAAAGGGTGCATGTCGATCAACTTCACACCTTCGATTTGCTGATAATTGAAATTCTCACAGTAATTTATTGGCTGAATCCTGTCGTTTGGTTTTATAAATCCTCAATTCAGGAGGTGCATGAATATTTAGCTGATGATAAGGTTGTAAATGGAGCAGTGAATGCGAACGAATACAAAATGCATATTGTGAATCAATTTGCAGGTGGTGATTTGTTTCGTTTAGCAAATAACTTTGGTCAGTCTACACTAAAAAAACGAATCTCGATGTTGGGCAGAATAAAAACACCAAGAATTGCTTTGGTTAAACTTCTGTTGATTATACCAATTTTTGTGGTTCTGTTATCTGCTTTTGCTTTTACGATCAAGGAGGAAGAAAAATTAGTTTCAGATTTCTCTTTTAAAGAGTTATTGCCAATGGATTTGAATTTATTTTCGTCCTTACGAAGTGAACCGGTAAATTTCTATTCCGAAACGAAAAATGAATTTCCGCCGCAATTAGTCACCCACAAAATTAATAAGCTGGAGTATAAAGAAACAATCAACCCTGAAGAGATAAAGACCATAGCTGATGAAATACCTGTTTTTCCAGGAGGTGTAATCGCTCTTCAAAAATACTTGGCAAAACATGTTAAGTATCCTAAGCTTGCTCAAACTAAGCAGATTGAAGGTAGGGTGTTTGTTTCTTTCGTGGTTAGTAAAGATGGTAGAGTTATTAATGCAGCTTTGGCAAGAAAAGTTAATCCTTTATTAGATCGTGAAGCTTTGCGGGTTGTATCATCTCTTCCTAAATGGAATCCGGGAAAGAAAGATGGAGAATTTGTAAATATTGCATATACTGTTCCTATTAATTTTCAACTAAAAGATTTAATCGATAAGCCTGTTGATTCACCAGATCCATTGTATTCAAGAATTAAGAATTCATCCGATTATCATCTGGAAAATGTTCTTAAAACTAATGTGATTAGGAACAAAGAATATGTTGTAGTAGAGAAAATGCCACAGTTTATTGAGGCAAATGGTAATTTGAGAAAATACATCGCAAGAAAAATTCAATATCCGGTTTTGGCAGCAGAACAAGGCTACGAAGGACAGGTTTTTGTTCAATTTGTTGTAAAAACCGACGGAAGTGTTGCAAAAGCGAAAGTAATAAAGGGAGCAAATGTTGAACTAAATAAGGAAGCCTTACGAGTTATTAATAGCATGCCTAATTGGGTGCCTGGCGAGCAGCATGGAAAAAAAGTTGAGGTTAAATATACAATTCCGATACGTTTTGCTTTGAACTAA
- a CDS encoding LacI family DNA-binding transcriptional regulator has translation MVNRITIKEIARKADVSIGTVDRVLHNRGRVAEATRDKVLKIAKEGNYSSNVMARHLKLNKTYRISVILPEENNYWLMLKEGIEEGCEEFGQMGFTASYCFVANDGSQAKQLNQILDSDADGFIIAPSAFHQQTDLLSKLREKGKPYVFVDSNIIDAGQLTFIGQDSYRSGVLGACLLHDKYLSDYEIYITTFSESDIKEQIIKNRIEGFRSYFDENQISHVNIHEVNLEKDQITADDFLNVLLKHENPVHLFIPNSKTYKLAEQLIQFKETNQLRVVGYDLLKSNLRLLNSGAIDYLIHQKPKVQGYLGMQSLYKNIVLKTDVPLHQYMPLDIINKENVMYCQ, from the coding sequence TATCAATTGGTACTGTCGATAGAGTTTTGCACAATAGGGGACGTGTGGCAGAAGCAACCCGCGATAAAGTGCTCAAAATTGCCAAAGAAGGGAATTATTCCTCCAATGTAATGGCGCGTCATTTAAAGCTAAATAAGACCTATCGGATTTCGGTAATCTTGCCCGAGGAAAACAATTATTGGCTGATGCTTAAAGAAGGCATTGAGGAAGGTTGTGAAGAATTCGGACAAATGGGCTTTACTGCCAGCTATTGCTTTGTAGCTAACGACGGTTCTCAGGCAAAGCAGCTGAATCAGATATTGGATTCCGATGCAGATGGTTTTATTATTGCACCGTCAGCATTTCATCAGCAAACCGATTTATTAAGCAAATTAAGAGAAAAAGGAAAACCATATGTGTTTGTCGATTCAAATATAATTGATGCAGGACAGCTTACTTTTATTGGTCAGGATTCCTACCGAAGCGGCGTTTTGGGAGCTTGCCTGCTGCACGATAAATACTTGTCGGATTATGAGATTTACATCACCACCTTCAGCGAATCGGACATTAAAGAGCAAATCATTAAAAATAGAATAGAAGGCTTTCGAAGTTATTTCGACGAAAATCAGATCAGTCATGTAAATATTCATGAAGTAAACCTCGAAAAAGATCAGATTACTGCCGATGATTTCTTGAATGTACTCTTGAAACATGAAAATCCGGTTCATCTCTTTATTCCTAATTCAAAAACCTATAAGCTGGCCGAGCAGTTGATCCAGTTCAAAGAAACAAATCAATTGCGGGTTGTGGGATACGATTTACTGAAATCAAACTTACGATTGCTAAATAGTGGAGCTATCGATTATCTGATTCATCAAAAGCCTAAAGTGCAAGGCTATTTAGGCATGCAGTCTTTGTACAAAAACATTGTTTTAAAAACAGATGTTCCTTTGCATCAGTATATGCCGTTGGATATTATTAACAAAGAGAATGTAATGTATTGTCAGTAG
- a CDS encoding BlaI/MecI/CopY family transcriptional regulator, translating to MKELTRAEEQVMQILWDLENAFVKEIIEKIPEPKPAYNTISTITRILEKKGFVSHIAYGKSHQYFPLMGKKEYTRKFMKGFVRNYFSNSYRDMVSFFAKEEQVSLSELEEVKRMVEEQIKKQSR from the coding sequence ATGAAAGAATTAACCCGGGCAGAAGAACAAGTGATGCAAATCTTGTGGGATCTTGAAAATGCATTTGTGAAGGAAATTATAGAGAAAATACCTGAACCTAAACCTGCTTACAATACCATATCCACCATTACACGAATACTTGAAAAGAAAGGTTTTGTGAGTCATATTGCTTATGGTAAAAGTCATCAGTATTTTCCTTTAATGGGAAAAAAGGAATATACCCGAAAATTTATGAAAGGCTTCGTTCGTAATTATTTCTCGAACTCTTACCGTGATATGGTTTCATTTTTTGCTAAGGAAGAGCAAGTGAGTTTATCGGAATTGGAAGAGGTGAAAAGAATGGTTGAAGAGCAAATAAAAAAGCAAAGTAGATAA
- a CDS encoding IS3 family transposase has protein sequence MKRRWTLEEKLAILSEAETGNVVEVCRRYNVSTGSFYNWKKKFDTKGEAGLRVKYDNSSPEMKKAEEEIRILRKLLADREIELEIQKELLKKKVWNRRSKKNLVDRFFEKYTASIKDLLKYVGLSESSYYYKEKLNGRKGVLPSKQTKHSNDGLVEERTVVEAIKGVLEHEFIDCGYRIMTKYLQRKGYKINHKKVYRIMSNTGLLKPNSRIKRSGGGRKFVRFRKVHTSHPMECLEMDIKMIWIPNMGKNAYLLSVIDVHTRKILGYTFAFNVKQKEVIELLSTIVDEYPTPESLIIRSDNGSQFIARNVRDYIHLVGFEQEFTHVATPEENAHIEAYHGTLKRDIFDRVDYRTFGEIQQIIKRYVPFYNSERLHGLLGRITPNEKWKQDQHLIKKLGKIA, from the coding sequence ATGAAAAGACGTTGGACATTAGAAGAAAAACTAGCCATTTTAAGCGAGGCAGAAACTGGTAATGTAGTAGAAGTTTGTAGAAGGTATAATGTTAGTACTGGATCTTTCTATAATTGGAAAAAGAAGTTCGATACTAAGGGAGAAGCTGGCTTAAGAGTTAAATATGATAACAGCAGTCCAGAGATGAAGAAAGCAGAGGAAGAGATTCGGATTCTACGCAAGCTTTTAGCAGACCGGGAAATAGAATTGGAAATTCAGAAAGAGCTTCTAAAAAAAAAAGTTTGGAACAGACGATCCAAGAAAAATCTAGTAGATCGTTTCTTCGAAAAATATACTGCAAGTATCAAAGATTTGTTAAAGTATGTAGGACTCTCTGAGAGTAGTTATTACTATAAAGAGAAGTTAAATGGCAGAAAAGGTGTTTTGCCTAGCAAGCAAACCAAGCATAGTAACGATGGCCTGGTTGAAGAAAGGACTGTTGTAGAAGCTATAAAAGGCGTATTGGAGCATGAGTTTATTGATTGTGGTTATCGAATAATGACAAAGTATCTTCAGCGTAAGGGTTATAAGATCAATCACAAGAAAGTGTACAGAATAATGAGTAATACAGGACTTTTAAAGCCTAATTCAAGAATTAAAAGAAGTGGTGGTGGGCGCAAGTTCGTAAGATTTAGGAAGGTTCACACAAGCCATCCTATGGAGTGTCTTGAAATGGATATCAAGATGATTTGGATTCCCAATATGGGAAAGAACGCTTATCTTTTATCGGTAATTGATGTTCATACTAGAAAAATATTAGGTTATACTTTTGCATTCAATGTAAAGCAAAAAGAGGTGATTGAATTATTATCAACAATTGTCGATGAATATCCAACTCCAGAATCTCTGATAATCAGATCTGATAATGGAAGTCAGTTTATTGCTCGTAATGTGAGAGATTACATTCATTTAGTCGGGTTTGAACAAGAATTTACTCACGTGGCAACACCTGAAGAAAATGCGCATATTGAAGCATATCATGGTACTTTAAAGAGAGATATCTTTGACAGAGTCGATTATCGTACTTTCGGTGAAATACAGCAGATTATAAAAAGATATGTGCCATTCTATAATAGTGAAAGATTACATGGTTTACTTGGGAGAATTACTCCAAATGAAAAGTGGAAGCAGGATCAGCATTTAATTAAAAAGCTAGGGAAAATAGCTTAG